Genomic DNA from Candidatus Thorarchaeota archaeon:
TTCGATAACGAAGATGGCTCGTTCGAGCTTACAGATGTCCGTTTGGTTTGGTATCGTAAGCCCGGGGCTGCCAAGGGTGGGAAGCTGAAGAAGTTCGGCGCACTCGCGGGCGCAATCGCGGGAGCTGCTGTACTTGACAGTGTGGGCAGTAGGATAGGCGGGATTGGCGGAAGTGCAATCCGGGGAGTCGGAAGAGGGATTGCAGGAGCCGCAGTCTACTCCGCTTTCACCTCATGGACGGCAGAGAACTTCTACAATGTGGACCCCAATGGTAACACTGAGAGCCTCGCAGTTCCGATTGTGGCGATATCCAATGCCGCTCAGAGTGGCAGCAACCTTGTGGTGGAATTGAAGTCAGGCGGCACCATGAGCTTCAGTTTCAAGCAGAGCAAGGTGATTCCCTCTGTGATAGCAAACATCACACAGGCACAGACAGTTGGCAAGTGTCCGTACTGTGGAGCCAACGCTGGTCGAGCCGCTAGGTGTCCCAAGTGCGGAGCGTCGATTGATGCAGGCGGGGGCGAGGCACATGTACATGAACAAGAGGACGAGGGACCCGAGTCCGCTACACTCCGCTACTCCGGTGGTGCAGGGCGGGGCGATCCTGATAGTGTGACCATATCCTTTGGTCGAACCGGCCGGGGAGGTCAGCCTGATTCAATGACAATTCAAGTTGACCAGCCAGCAGGGGCCAAGGGCAGTGGAAAGTTCTGCATGAACTGTGGAAGTCCACTTCCTGCAGGCGCGAAGTTCTGCAACAATTGCGGACAGAGAGTATAGTTCTGATAGAGTGGGGGAGCTCTCTCCCCCTTCTATCACATGACCTTCTTCTTCTTTGGTTTCCGTGTCGTCTTGCCTACTGCGGAAACAGGCCACTAAGGGAGAGAGTGTGTTCATCTGAACAGGTCTTCTTCTCGCGTGCGCGGTATGTCCTTTCCGCGTTCACCTCCCTGTTCGTAAGAATAGCCTCTCACAACCACTACTGGAGTGCCCTCTCCTGCCTGTCCCATGAGAGGTTCTGCAGCTGCCGCAATCTCGTCTACATGGCAGACTGTAGATCGTTCCAAGATTCGCCCATGCAGGTCTGTTCTCCCCCGATTGTACCTGAATGCCGCTATTCCTGAGCATCCAATGGCAAGGTTGACTCCTCCCTTTCTCCACGGGCGCCCTTGTGTGTCAGATATGATGACTGCAACACGAACACCCACACTAACTTCCACACACTCCCTGATTCTGTCGGCACTCTTGTCCGCATCGATGGGCAAGAGCACGAAGGACCGGTCGGGCGCGTTCGACCTGTCCACCCCACTAAAGTTGCAGACCATTCCATTCTTGGCTTCAGTTATGAGCACCCCGTGGTCTCTCAAGACACGGCGGCATTCTCTCAGGGCGAGCTCTACATGTACTGGGTCAAACCCATTTCGTCTTGCAATCTCTAGAGCACGAAGACTGGGCTCTACAGCATCACAATGCGCCACTCTTCCTTCTGCTTTGGAGACAACTGTGTGAGCAACGACCAGAATGTCCCCGTCCTCCAGGTTGATGCCGCTCTTCTGTAGTGACTGAACGATCACATCACCAAGGTTACAAACATTGTCCACTCTCGGAATGTTCTGGAGTGCGAAGAGCCTAATGTGGTTGTCTGGGTGTCGGGTCGGAATGTTGTGGCCCCCGTGCAGGCTGTACTTGGACCATATGACGCGCAGACGGGAAAGTAATAAATGCTGACCTGAAATAGGTCTGTATGTTTCAAAGAGCAAAGGGCAACACAAAACGGAGAGCCAACATGCTGGCCTCCAGTTGTGTGTGAGTCATACTGCATAACGGACCGACTTCATCAAAGGAGTGAGTCAATTGGGTCAAGGTAGCACTGTTCCCCGTGTGTCAGACAGTGGGGACATCAAAGAAGGTACAATCGCGAAGTTCATGCGAAAGAGGACTCAGCTAGTTGGTTTCGAAACTGGACTCAACAAGCACACGCAGTACGCAATAGAATTCTTGGACAACTCGATTGACGCACTAGAAAGCTACTTCTGGAAGTCCAAGAAGCGTCCACGCTTGACCGAGCAGCTAGACCCAGAGATAATCAAGGAGATTCGTGAGAAGCTGGCGCCGGATCTGACTGACTCCATAGCCTATGGAAAGCAGATTGAGAAAGACATGAAGGACGGCAAGCCGATAGCCCTTCCTCCCACCCCAAAGGAGAACCTCGAAGAGCGTCTCAGGAGGTTCAGGAAGTTTCTCACGCCGTTCAGAACACTCCTGAAGAAGGACGAACCCTTTGTTGCCATTCAGCTGACAGAAGTCCTGATGCCCGACCTCATTCCCATTGATGACCCGGAAGGGACCAAGGTCTATGAGTTCACATGCTTGGACAATGGTGTTGGCATGGTCCCAAATGACCTTGAGAAGTATGGGATCTATCTGGCATCTAGCAAGTCCGAGAAGCTGAGACAGACGAGAGGAAGTCAAGGTTTCGGTGCACCGTCTGCTTTCAGTGATGCCCAGAACACTACTGGCAAACCGATATTCGCTGTTACCAAGCGCTTCAATTCTGAACTCGCCGTAGTAGCGGACTTCTACACGACCACTGCTAACACGAAGGAATACGTTGCAGGTCCTCTTGAGATGGACCTGCCAATCGAGCATGGGACCTATGTACGGCTCAACTACCTAAACATACAATATCGACGCGGTTATGCAGACATCTACTGCGAGATGGCGTCGCTTCTCAACTCGCATGTCACGATAATATTCATAGATCCCTACGGAACTGTGAACATCTATCCACGAAGGGTAGATG
This window encodes:
- a CDS encoding zinc ribbon domain-containing protein translates to MSDRPGFLTVSYGGSGLQTMGYEKRMIRENDVKFDNEDGSFELTDVRLVWYRKPGAAKGGKLKKFGALAGAIAGAAVLDSVGSRIGGIGGSAIRGVGRGIAGAAVYSAFTSWTAENFYNVDPNGNTESLAVPIVAISNAAQSGSNLVVELKSGGTMSFSFKQSKVIPSVIANITQAQTVGKCPYCGANAGRAARCPKCGASIDAGGGEAHVHEQEDEGPESATLRYSGGAGRGDPDSVTISFGRTGRGGQPDSMTIQVDQPAGAKGSGKFCMNCGSPLPAGAKFCNNCGQRV
- the cofE gene encoding coenzyme F420-0:L-glutamate ligase produces the protein MRLFALQNIPRVDNVCNLGDVIVQSLQKSGINLEDGDILVVAHTVVSKAEGRVAHCDAVEPSLRALEIARRNGFDPVHVELALRECRRVLRDHGVLITEAKNGMVCNFSGVDRSNAPDRSFVLLPIDADKSADRIRECVEVSVGVRVAVIISDTQGRPWRKGGVNLAIGCSGIAAFRYNRGRTDLHGRILERSTVCHVDEIAAAAEPLMGQAGEGTPVVVVRGYSYEQGGERGKDIPRTREEDLFR